atagcttccagcatcacagcaacatgcaagacaccacagtatgacaaactgacagacgtgtgcaGGTTTTAGTAACATGGCTTATAGTAATTTGCTTACACCTATTCCGTCTCTGTCATGACTGCTCTCTAAACAGAAACTCCTATACCATTTCAGATTTAAAAAGACAAGTTCGATGAGATAAAAAGAGGGGGGAAAAGTGGATATCATTTCATAATTACTCTAAGTCCACAACATTTTGTATATTAGTATCCCTCTCCTTTTCCACTTTTAGCCCTTTCTAAAGGGTTTAAAATTAACCCTTTGAATTGACATTTTCAAGAAAAAATGACCATCTGTCAACCCCCCAATTCCAGATGCTCAAGTCAATAGCTTACTTAAAGAGATTATTTAGTTCATTTTCCCCTAAAAACTTCTGTTGACAGTTATTTTGGTAGTTATGTCATTGTGTAGCTTTAGTTATGATTATACCCATGTGTTAGAAACAATTTTATTTCCTCTTGTGTGTTTATATTTCTACATCGTAAAGCCATTTACTTCTTCTGTTGTCTGACATGATGTTCTAAATTCatacatttactttttttgtttatggAAGTAAATATGTGTATATCCCTTCgcaattaatattttatatgttaTAAGAATTTGATACACGGTTCATAATGATCATGATAGTGTTGAGAAAGATGAATATtatgatagtgatggtggtggtatttttctttttgaaatttagCAAAGCAGAAATTGTAATGTCATGGAACAGTGATGTCACAAAGTTCAGGTAACTGATTTTTACTCTTCCCTGTACCAAAACCTTGAGGAAGTCAATTCACTACTTCTCCCATCATATTCACAGTTAATACAAggtaataatgataatattttgtAATAACTCACAGGATTGTTATAAGTTTCAAATATCTACTTAAGATGGAAACGTATttggaaaaatttaaaacatcACAAAATTGAGATTTTGGCTTTATTTACATAGAACTCATGATGAAATCACTAgctttcttatattttatattcaacttCTCAGAGATAATAATTccaatttacttatttttttattcatttttgagGAGTGGAACATTCCACAATATTAATTATCTAAAGAAGAAAACCTACTCACTTAAAAAACATCAGAatcatttttctttgaaaaatgaaataaattatttttttttctaaaatgtgtTGCATTAGCCCACTGAACAGGTACTCTAAAAGACAGTTAAACCTTCCTTAATATTccaaaaagataataaaataattatattatttaCTGAGGACCAATCAACAAGTACAGGAATATGAATTCTTTTACACTTTTACAGAATTTGTTCagagcttttcatttttttcttctttttctctgcttcCTATCTTCCCCAGTGTGTTAATCCCCAGTGAGGTAATCTCTAGAATTTACTCTCTCGACACATTTATTTATGCTATCTATTATCAGCTAACACAACTGAGGTTGAcacgaaaaaaaaaatctgatggcATACTTCATAACAATAGGCATCTGATTTTTCTCGTAATTTGTTGACCTGTACGTGAATGCCAGACAGAGCTCCATACAATTCCTGAAGCAAAGACCAATTAtgtattcttattttttaatactttttattgttttttatattGCACCCACTTTCTGGTGGTGACATTTACTAACCTCTGACCACCAAATATAAAGGGAATCTAATATAAGATTTGATGGACCATTTGCTGAAAACTTAGACTGTCTCCTTTACAGTAATAATGGTTTTAATTCATACAGCCTCAGGAACatttaataataaagaaaacatgTGTGCATACCTATCTAAATCTATTTTGAataattgtatgtgtgtgtacatatatatatatatatttaaaaccaaacctgttgccgtcaagccaattccgactcatagcaaccctataggacagagtagaactgccccatagggtttctgaggagcgtatggtggattcgaactgcttacatTTGGTTAGCTAGCTCTtgaacactatgccaccagggtttccatatatatatatatatgtgtgtgtatttatatatacacacacattgtatgtatatgtacatttgTATGCTTTtctctatatatgtgtgtatatatgattGTCTATAGACATGTATAAataagtgtatatatacatatacataaatatgtttatacacatacaaacacacacatagaaTTGTTTATTCTATCCCCTACAGTAGGACCACTTATGCATCATTCTGTTAATAACAGTAACATCTTAGGCATAATGTGTCTCTCAAAAAACTACAAGTGGAAAGTAAGCTTGATTATCTATAAGATTGCAATAGTCATTAGATAGTACTAAAATTCATTTCACCAACGAGCTTTATAAGTTAAGGGAAGTATGTGTTCTTGGAAAATATATCAATGATTTTCACATTATGACTCTGAAGTCACAAAATAGTATGTGGCCTATTTTCTCTGAACTACAATTTCCAGCACTCTCTACATGTTGTTTGTCTCATTCAAGATGCCATTATGTGTCATGAAAGTAATAAATTCTAGCAATGAGAATTAAAATTATTgtatgttcaatttttttttttttttttttttactctcttgccATAAGTCTGTTTAGTCTCTGGTGTCATTTTCCTCTGCTACTGGAGTAAGCTTACAAAATTTTCAAAGGCTGAAAATTATGTTTTGGAGTGGATGGAATTTTAACACTTGATAAttagtaaaaataacactaataaTTATGTAATCATGAGAAGTATTTAGATCAGATATGTGGGGCATTTTATTTTGTTACTAGTATTCCAAGGATTTCTTTTGGAAAGTTAGAaagttcaaaaccaaaaaaaactatgtaatgaaaattttctttcttcactCTATGAAAGCATTGATAGTATTAGTGTAGCACTTACAATTTTTAGCAACAAAAGGGAAAATGCAGTTTTAGTACATTATCCCTGTCCCTAGTAATGTTTGTAGGTTGACTCCAAGAAGTATGAAAAGCATTAGGAAAAGTGCTATTGGACTTGAAAAACAATACTTTTTGTAATATAATACTTTCTAACCTCCTATTATGTCTAACTGAAATATGATTACTGACTCAATCATTTAGTTAATAATTAATTCATTTGCTCAACTATTTATCTGATTTTGatttagcattttttaaaattctgtcttagcACTTAGATTTATATCATTTCCACTCAATTATTTTCTAACTCTGTTCTCAATATTTCTTTGTATGTTATCTGttgcttctttttaaaataagtctTTGTATGAATTATTTGTTTTACAATCCAAAAAGCATTTTAACATCATATCAGTTTTACAGAAACATAATGCTAACTTCTCACTATAAAAAACATCTCCTATGATTTAACTTCCCATATTTTCTAAGCCTTGGAATGCTCTACTTGGCCATCTCAAGAGCTTGGGTCTTGAAAATATGTGCCACTTCCTCTTATCATTTCATTTCCTCTTGTAGTGCTACTGACTACTGCAAGAGGAAGAAGACAGTATTTCTCTCCTATATGAACATATATGTCATGTTTCCCAGCAACGTGTGATAAGGGCCGTTCTGTTTAACAGTGGTATTTGACATATAACTGCTGAGTGAACATTTAATACAACATATTATGGTGTTTTGTACCGCCTCAAAGGAAAtacttgagttttgtttttttttgtgtgtgtgtgtatgtgtgtgtgtgtttattggaATATTGCGATAGAAAGAACAGTGGGCACCCAGAGGTGGCAACATCCTAATCCTTGGGAATGGTGAATATGTTActtaaaagggactttgcagatgtgattaaagttATGAATCTGAATCTGGGGATGTAGAGATTAGCCTACATTACTCTAGGTGGGATCAGTCCAAACACATGAGTCCTTAAAAgaataagaggaagaaagaaaagtaggTCAGAGAGATGCAATGACAGAagaagaagcaggagaaaagagcCATGAGAAGGACTCAATTTGTTATCGCTGGATTTGAAGACTGATGGGGTCACAAGCCAAGGTACTTGGTGATATCTAGAAGCTGAGAATGACCTTCAGCTGATAGCCAGCAAGAAAATCGGGGCCTCAGTCCTACAATatcaaggaactgaattctcCCAACATTCTAAAATGACCCTTCCCCCAAAGACTCCAGAAACAAAAGCAGCCCTAATAACACCTTAACTTTAGTCCCGTGAGGCCAGTGTTGGACTGCAGCCTACAAAGCTATAAGAAAATGAATTTGTGCAGTTTTAGGCCACTTGGCCTCTGGCAATTTGTTGTAACAGGAAAAGAGAACTAATAAATGGATTCACATAAAATGATGTGTGAGAAGTTGCAGACCAGCTCACAATACACCAGTCAAACCCACGACCACTTCCACTGTAGAAGgcaaaagtttgaaatattcaACTTCCTAGCCTCCCTTCCAGTGAAATATAGGTAGACAACTCAGGTCTTGCTACTGCGATGAACGTAAATGTTAGCAAGTGTTAtgccttttgttttcattttatttcatttttggagGGTTGAAACATTCATATctaagaatagaaaaatagaaagatGTGAGAGATTTGTCTCTGTCCTTTGATaactgagttatttcactcagcataatgttttaaagGTTCGTCTATATTGTTacatgtgtcaggacttcatttctcttcatggctgagtaatattccatattATGGATGAATCGTGTTCTTTTTCTACATCCGTCTGCTTGCGTACATTTAGTTTGTCTCCatcttttggctgttatgaatactGCTGCAAACAGCATTGATATACAAGTATCTGTTAACACTcttgctttcatttcttttgggaatATTCTTagaagtggtattgctggatcatatgggcatcaggattggaggaagactcattaacaacctatgttatgcagataacacaaccttgcttgctgaaagtgaagaggacttgaaacacttactaatggagatcaaagaccacagccttcagtatggattgcgcctcaacataaagaaagcaaaaatcctcgaaactggaccaatgagcaacaccacgataaatggagaaaggattcaagttgtcgaggatttcattttacttgacccacagtcaacacctatggaagcagtagccaagaaatcaaaagactcattgcattgggtaaatctgctgcaaaggacctttttaaagtgttgaagagcaaagatgtcaccctgaagactaaggtgcgcctgactgaagccatggtattttcaattgcatcatatgcctgtgaaagctggacaaagaataaggaagaccgaagaagaactgacgcctttgaattgtggtgttggcaaagaatattgaatataccatggactgccaaaagaacgaacatatctgtcttagaagaagtacagccagaatgctccttagaagcaaggatggggagactgcttattacatactttggacatgttgtcaggagggctgagtccctggagaaggacatcataattggcagagtacagggtcagcggaaaagaggaagacccttaatgaggtggattgacacagtggctgcaacaatgagctcaagcataacaatgattgtaaggatggcaaaggactgggcagtgctttgttctgttgtgcatagggtcactatgagtcggaactgactcgacggcacataacaacaacaacatggtaattctatgcATAACTTTTTGAGGGACCATCCAACGTTTTTTctcagcagctgtaccattttacaattacaccagcaatggataagtgttctgattcctccacatcctcaccaaaacctgttcattttcacttttttaatcATAATCATCTTTGTGGGTCTAATGTAATATCTAACTGTAGTTTAGtttgcatttggctactaactgatgatgttgagcatcttttcatatacttGTTGACGTTTGTATCACCTTTGAGAAATATCTAATGAAGCCCTTTTcctattttttgattgtttttgttaAGTCGCAGgggttatttatatattctacgtagtaaacccttatcagatatatggtttcaataacttttccccagtctgtagcttgtctcttcactttcttaaTACAGTCcttacacaaaaatcacttggatttttATACACCAGAAATAAGAaatccaaaaaggaaattaaggaaagaaTTTCATTTGCAATggtatttaaaagaataaaatatctagcaATAAATTTAAAcaaggaagtaaaagaattgTAAACTGTAGACTATAAAATGTTATGGATAgatattaaagaagacctaaataaatgggagGATATTCTGTGCTTATGAATAGAAGACCAAACGTTGTTAATATGCTGATACTACCTATATGATCTGTAGatccaagagaattaaaaaaaaaaaaatttaacagatatgtttttaattattgtagGAAACTCTTGAGTGGCAGTCAAAATGGCTTAGTTCAATTAGAAAATAACCTGGGAGTGGAGTTGTTCCCCAGGGCAGAGACTTTCTCCTATTTAAAGAAGACTAGGTTCcctaatgagttggaatcaactcagatggcaatgggtttagttttgggttatatgTTCTGAGAATAGAATATCTTTTAGATGGTGGTTAACTGCTGTTCCAATAAAAGTGAATTATTTACCTGTTTCAAAAAGCTTGTCATTTTATTTCAATCCCTAAAGGTAAGCATGAAATTTTCCTTAATCAAACAGGTAAGCATGCACTATATTTATCCAAAATCAGTTTATTTTCATGTGTATCTTTATTTTATAAGCAATGGCAAAGGGCATtcaattttagaaaacaaaaaaaagtaattttttttttcaattttgaacaCTGTTCAGATGTCATTGTACATTTCTTATTTTCATGATTATGGGATGAAatgagaataaaatgagaattcAGTAATACAGTAAGCCAATATATCAAAACTTACTGgcttcatcattatcatcatcatcctaAGTGCTAACATTTGTTGATTGATTGCTATATGTTAAGGATGGGTGTaaatattttacatgtattaaatCTATGGATCAtatttcataaaaaccaaacaatacatgtataaagAACAAGATTGTGAATGGACATAATTGAAATGcatttgtttccttctggtaTCCAAGAAAGTATTTGTTTGTTAAGAGTTAAGTTCCATTATTAATCTGAAAATACTAGGGATATGTTGgcatagttttctttttatcattagaGACTTCTACTAGAGGAAAAATACCTCTGAATTGCATACATCAATTTCTAACATTCATTTCCTATCTTCTATTTAATTTTAAACTTGCTGTTAATTCAAGCAATATGTTAATATATTATTGCTTGAACCAAGGAGGTTAGAACAGTTAAGCCCTGGGGCAAAGGATTGTGATGAGATTTTATTCAATAACAAGATCTCTGCCCCAGAGTGTGGAGATCAGAAAAATAAAGTGTTTGAATAAAAATAGACATGCCAGCATGTATATCTAGTTATTTTCTTTCTGAGTTGTATAAACAGTAGTTTCTAAAGATTTGCTGAAGTCGGATAGAGTGTGAATAATTATAATATTTCTTGCTTTAACACTGCCTTTACATTGAGAAtcgtttttaattttcataacaccctttcttcttttcaccaaaagaaaaaacgGTCTCAGTAGCTGTAGGAGATGTAGAACTCTAGATTCATGTTTGCAGCTTcaggtatttctgtttcttgttAACTGTTTCTTCCCAGCTTAGTTTTAGGTTTCTTTTCAAATGTATTGCCTTGCTTCAACAGTGGGAATAAGGCAGAGGGGAAGTCTAAGATTGAGAGAAGAGTTTAGGAAAAGATCAGGCAAAATAATGAGGGTACAGTTTCTGAAGACGATAGTCCGATCAAGTGTGTGTACACGATGCACGGTGTTGAAAAACATTCAACAAACAATTTTGATTGTTTTCTGTGCCTTAGGCTCTAGATTGAATTACCAGGTGAATAAAACATGGTTATAGTTTTATAGAATGGAGAAGTGAAAGTATGGGTTGTGTAGTCTAAAGAATTCAAACCATATTAATATTATGTGTTGTTAGACGCTAGTTTCTGGCCATCCTTAAGACTCACTTATAGTATCTTTAACATTCCCTACAATCTAATTTTTATTGGGAGAACTGCATCAGATGATGATTGTGAAAATAACTTTAGTGCTTTACTATTTAGTCTAGAATATTGTAGGTGTAACAGTAAGTGGTTATTTGATTTTCCTTTACTTAGTCACAGAAAATCCATAGAATGTCCAGATTTTGCTACTGTCCCAATTGTGTCTCCTCTAGGACATAATACATGCTTGACATCCTTAGTATATAGTTGTAGGTGAGTCTCCTCTTTGCAATGAGTTAATCTCCATTGACAGGTCCCAGGGAGGTTGGAACAGTTAAGtagtataaacccactgccatcgagctgattctgactcatagtacaagccaaatggttggcagtttgagttacCTTGgcgtgccttggaagatagggctggtaatctgcttccaaaaggtcacagccttaaaaaccatatggagcaactctactctgaccatgtggggttatcatgagttagaatggactcaatggcaactagtcaCAAAAAGCAACCATCTGTATTTACTTTCAAATTAATTTACACATAGAAGTTATCTAGCAATACTGAAAACAATGAGGTAATGTGCTAATTCTGTAAGTGTGAATAAAATGAGTATTACTCTTTAACATACAGAAACCGAAAAAAAAAGCACGATGAGATCCTCTAATCTAGTAATGTTGGAAAGCAGGTCAGATACTAAGTAGGAGCCCATCCTTACTTAGTACCTGGAAATTATTCTAAACACTCAATTTGGTTTGTTTATATAATCGATCAAATAAGTTACTAAATCAAGttctgtggctgctaactgaaaggttggcagttcatagccactagcagtctgcttctgtaaagatttcagccttggaaactccatgggtcagttctactctgtcctgtaagagtctctatgagttggaatcaactcgacagcagcaggtttggtttttttgattacaTGGGTATTGATAAATCATGCTTTGTTGAACAAACACTATGCACTGCATAGGAAAAATATATTGAATTCAATAAGAAGCTTATAATGTAGGAATAGGGGTAAGGAAAGTGCATAATAAAAACTGACAGTCACAATTTAACACTCACGTGTGTGCAGCATGCAGTGTGTGCAAGAGAGCTGACTGAAGGGCACAAATGAGGTTGGCACAAAGACAGCAAGCAGTGACTGTGGGATGATTTAGGAAAAGATGAATGAGTTGTGGTTAATGTCCCTCTTATAGAACAGGTGTGTATGCAGAATAAAGAGGTGGGCATTCTATTTCAAATTGCTTTTGCAAAAATCCTAGGTGAACTTGTGCCTAACTTATGCCTGACTACAAAATGTGCTTACAAATATCACTTCTGACTTCACAGACCTTACACTGAAGCATAAACACAGATTTTAAGATCAAATGCCAGCCCATAACATTTGGTGATTAGCTCGTCATCacattttataacaaaataaCCTCAATGAATGGTATGCTAAAGCAAAATAAGACTTTTTGAGATACCACAGGAAAACCAACATTTCCTATTAACTACATTTAGATGGTTCAAAACTGTGATAAATGACTTAGAGAGTCTTTATTTGGACAATGAAATTAATTCGCAACTGATAATATTGGAAAACAGAGTGGAGAAGAAAgcattccaagaaaaaaaaaatggggtaaTCACTACCATTGAATATAATCTCAAATTTTGAGATCTTGACTGTTTAGATGAAGAGCAAAATTTAAAATCACATATGCCATCAACAGGAACAAAGAAATATAAGGAGACCCTTatcaggggaaaagaaaaaaaaaaaaaaaggaaacatttctTGTGGATTTATTgagcaataatttaaaaatacacttGACTATTCTTCTAGAGCAACTGTCATTTATAGTGTTTTTTCCTATATGGAATTGGAAAAATTGTAAGATATACAATCCCCAGTTTGCAAGTGAGAATGTAAAAGCCAAGAAAAGTGAATAACTTGTATTTCTAATTTAATCATTCCTACAGATGAAACATGAAGTGAAAAAAGCTGAAGGCAATGTCTCTACAGTGATGCAATTTGTACTGCTGGGATTTTCTGATCTTTCACATCTCCAAGGATTTCTCTTTGGAGTGTTCTCCATCATTTACATAATTATTATAATTGGAAATAGCCTCATAATAATACTAACCAGTCTCAATCCTACATTATGGAaacccatgtattttttcctggcaAATTTTTCCTTATTGGAAATTTCTTATGTAACTGTCACTCTCCCCAGGATGCTAGTGAATCTTTGGACTCAGGAGAGAAGCATTTCTGTGCTGGGATGTGCCACCCAAATGTGCTTCTTTCTTATGCTGGGGGCCACTGAATGTTTCCTCCTGGCGGTGGTGGCTTatgaccactatgtggccatttgtaacccTCTGCACTATCCTCTAGTCATGAACCAAAAGCTGTGTGTCCAGCTAGCAATTGGCTCCTGGATCATTGGCATCCCGGTCCAGATAGGGCAAACAGCTAAAGTTTTCTCTCTACATTTTTGCAATTGTCACCAAATtaaccacttcttctgtgacatcCCTCATA
The window above is part of the Loxodonta africana isolate mLoxAfr1 chromosome 22, mLoxAfr1.hap2, whole genome shotgun sequence genome. Proteins encoded here:
- the LOC100661127 gene encoding olfactory receptor 10AG1-like, which gives rise to MKHEVKKAEGNVSTVMQFVLLGFSDLSHLQGFLFGVFSIIYIIIIIGNSLIIILTSLNPTLWKPMYFFLANFSLLEISYVTVTLPRMLVNLWTQERSISVLGCATQMCFFLMLGATECFLLAVVAYDHYVAICNPLHYPLVMNQKLCVQLAIGSWIIGIPVQIGQTAKVFSLHFCNCHQINHFFCDIPHIIKLACGDTSVHEMSVYVVTILIVAVPFMLILASYSKIICTILKLPTASGQAKAFSTCSSHLLVVVLFFGSATITYLRPKSYHPAGMDKLLSLFYTIVSPLFNPIIYSLRNKDVIATLRKFFLKK